Part of the Candidatus Krumholzibacteriota bacterium genome is shown below.
GGACTGACAGGCACTGCTGAAGCATACGCAAGGGGCATTGGGGATGGTGATATCGACAAGGTGCGTGAGATCCTATCGCGCCCGAAGATTCGTGTGGTAGGGCTTGTTATCGATAAGGTAGACAAAATTATGCACGGCATGGAACTGGGTGCGGCTGGTATGTTGAGCCAGGTTCGTCAGTGGGCTATGCAGGGTTTTATGTCTGATCTTATTGACATTCTTCTTTGTCAGGGCTTTCAGGTTTTTTTAAGTTCAGATCATGGTAACATTGAGGCGCAGGGTTGTGGAAGGCCGGCTGAAGGTTCTGTTGCGGATATAAGGGGCGAGCGAATTCGCGTGTATCCGGATGATCTGTTGCGGGCATCGGTCAGGAAAGATTTTCCAGAAGCTATAGAATGGCCGCCGATTGGCCTGCCGGAGGACTATCGCGCCCTGCTGGCACCAGACCGAAAGGCATTCATTCGGAAAAACGAAACCACCGTCGGACACGGCGGAATTTCTATCGAAGAACTGATAGTTCCTCTGGTTCAGATCTATAGGAGGAATAAATGAACAATCGACTGAAACAAATTGGTGTTGATCGCTTTATTAGGTTAAAATGGCTTGAACGTACATCTGATTTGCTGCTAGCCGGTAACTATGAGAATATAATCAAGAATGAACTTGAGCAATTACTAACAATTGATTTCCCTTCTTCGTCGGCGAGTAAAAGGGGTACAATTTCTAAGACAATCACAATCTTGTTAAAGACATGGGTCCGCGTACCTCGAGATATTTATTCTTTGAGAGACACTGGCCTCGAACTACTTCAATCGGCGAAAAAAAATGACCGTTTAGCAATCCACTGGGGAATGATTATGGCTGCCTACCCTTTCTGGGGGGTTGTTGCCGGACAAACCGGGCGCTTGCTTCGTCTTCAGAAGAATGTAGCTGCAAGCCAAATACAGCGGCGTCTTAGGGAACAGTATGGAGAGCGAGAAACGGTTTCAAGAGCGGCGAGCCGTGTTATTCAGTCTTTTACCTATTGGCATGTTTTAAGTAACACTAAAAATAGAGGTATCTACAGTCAGGGACGCACATTTTCTATAAATGACCCTAAACTTATCTCCTGGCTTGTCGAGGTCTCCTTGCACGCACGTTCAAACGGTTCTGCTGTGATAAAGGACCTGCTTGATAGTACAATTTTTTTCCCCTTTCGATTTATACATATGTCAGCAGAGCAGTTAGTTTCCATATCATCTCGATTGGACATGATACGCCACGGACTGGATGAAAATTTAGTGATGTTGAGAGAAGAAGAACCAAACAAAGGAAGGAGAAAGAAACAATAAATTCGGTGGCAAAATAACCAGGGCTTTTTGCCTTAAAGAAACGGGAATTATAATTGTCGTTGAAAAGAAAAAATGCTTGACGCCAGACAAGAATCGAACTGAAAGGAGAATCTGTGAGAAAAATGTACTAAAATCGTTGAATCAAACCTGCCACTTTGGTATGGTAACCTAGCAGGGAATAGAAAGGGCTCAAAGGGTGGCAGTTTAAAACCGGAATGGGTGGCAACTTTCACCGGAATATACACAGGTTATTGTAGTCTAATTTAATTCTTCATTTAATTACGTAACTGGAAATATTGACATTTTTTTAGGAATTGTATTTTGAAAAGTGATTGTAATATACTTGGCATTACATCTCCTATGAGTTGGGATTCGTCAGCTTGCATACTTAAGTCTGGCCAATTATTCGCTGCTGCAGAAGAAGAAAAAATTATACGTATAAAGCATGCTCCTCATCATGAACCAATTAATTCTATTGATTTCTGCTTAAAAACATCAAATCTAAGCATGAAAGATATTGATTGTATAGCTACTGCATACATGAGTAATGAAGAGTATCTTGTCCGTAGATTTTTGTATGGTCTAAAGTATCTTTCAATAGACGATCTGTTAGCTCCATATTATTATTTTAAAAATAGTGAGCATTTCAAGAAACTTAATAGCTGGAATATTCTAAATAAGAATAAAAATAAGTTAATTAACGTTGAACATCATTTAGCACATTCATTTCACTCATTTTCTTCATCAGAATTTGAAAAGGCTTTAGTAATTTCATTAGATGGTGAGGGCGAAACAGTATCTGGTTTGATTTCTGTTTTTTATAGAAGAGGATTTCAAATATTGCATAGAATTCCTTTGAAGTACAGTTTAGGGTCAATGTATGAATCATTTACAGATTTTATAGGATATAGCTCGCATTATGATGAAGGCAAAGTAATGGGTCTTTCATCATATGGAACAGCAAATGATACGATTGTAAATGATTTAGTTAAATCTGACCAGAAATGTACATTTAGAATTGCTACAAGGAAGATCAATAAATATTTAAAAAATAAGTTTGAACACTTAATTTTAAATGAAGGCTTTATTTGTGATGAATTACACAAAACATCAATGGCTAATTTTGCAGCAACAGCACAGAATATATATGAGGTAATCTTATTGTCGATGGCCGAGTATTGGATTTTAAAAACAAAAATTTCAAACGTTTGTCTTGCGGGAGGATGTTCACTAAATTGCCTTGCAAATGGTAAGTTATTGCTAAATCCACAAGTAAGCTCCGTGTTTGTGCCCCCTGGTAGTAATGACGCTGGAACTTCAATTGGAGCAGGAGTTTATGCTTATTTTTTGAACTCAGACGAAATACCATATGTTGACCATGAATCTGCTAATGGCCACATCTATTCGGAAAATGAAATATTGCAATGCTTGAATAAACACAACCTTAAATTTTCGAAATTTAGTAACACAATCGATTTTATAGCACGAGTACTTGCAGATGGAAAGAATGTAGGATGGTTTCAAGGAGGTATTGAGTTTGGACCTAGAGCTTTAGGCTATAGATCGATTCTATCCTCCGCTGATACTAATTCAGGAAAAGATGAGCTTAACTATATTAAGGGCAGAGAGAAGTGGAGACCATTTGGTTGCATTATACTAGAAAACAAGATTGCAGAGTATTTCGAAATAAATACAGAAAGATTGCCAGATCTAAGATACATGAATGTTGCATTGCCCGTTCGAAAGAATAAAGCTAAACAAATCCCTGCAGTTGTGCATGTTGATAATACGAGTAGGATTCAATCTGTTACAGAATCAGAAAAAGAATTAAATAATCTATTAAAAAAGTATTATGAAATTACAGGTATTCCTTTATTGATAAATACTTCTTTTAACACAAGAGGGGAACCTATTGTAAATACTCCAAATGAGGCCATCGTAGCATTTAAAACTCTAAATTTGGATTATTTAATCATGAATGATATTTTGGTTTCTAGACCAAACTGTAATGTTCTTGAAAATAAAGAGGTATAGTTAATGTGTAATCTTAATTATGAGGATTACCCTTGTTTAAATACTGGAATTCTGCGCTTTGACCGACTATGGCTATTTGAAATGCTTTTTCATTACTCATCATTTGGTACTATTGATTGGTATGCTAAAGACAAGATTAATGTGCTTGATATGGGATGTGGAACATGTGAATGTGCGGTAGCTGCAGCTCTTAAGTATAAGAATGTAACGATACATTGTGTAGATGTTAGTGAAAATATATTAGAGTATGGTAAAAAATTAGCAGAAAAATATAATGTTGATAATATCAGGTTTTATGTGGGAAGTATATATACTATAAATCTCCCTATAAAATTTGATGCGGTTATTTTAAGTGGCGTTATCCATCATTTAAAAAATCCATTAATCGGAATTAATAATATTTTAAAGCTATGTACTGATTCATGTGTTTTTGCATTTTATATATATTCATTAAATGGACGTTTTGACGTTTTAAGGATCCAGAATGCTTTATCATTATTGTATCGAGAAAAGACTTTGTCTGAGCAAATCTCTATAGTTAGGGATTTAATAAATGAAAATAACAAAGGATTAAGAACGGTTCTTTCCTGGAAACAAAACCATGGTGTTTTAAATGATTGCTATAGTGATAATTTTTTGGTTGATATGTTTGCCCCAGGTTTTGAAAAACTATTTTCACTTCCTGAAGTGTTCAGATTTTTGGATAGGGCCAATTTGGATTTTGTAAGATTTGTTAACGAAACTTCTTGGGACCCAAACCTATATTTCAATAATCCTGAGCTTTTAAAGGAAATTGCTAATTTGTCGAAAAATGAAA
Proteins encoded:
- a CDS encoding carbamoyltransferase C-terminal domain-containing protein — encoded protein: MKSDCNILGITSPMSWDSSACILKSGQLFAAAEEEKIIRIKHAPHHEPINSIDFCLKTSNLSMKDIDCIATAYMSNEEYLVRRFLYGLKYLSIDDLLAPYYYFKNSEHFKKLNSWNILNKNKNKLINVEHHLAHSFHSFSSSEFEKALVISLDGEGETVSGLISVFYRRGFQILHRIPLKYSLGSMYESFTDFIGYSSHYDEGKVMGLSSYGTANDTIVNDLVKSDQKCTFRIATRKINKYLKNKFEHLILNEGFICDELHKTSMANFAATAQNIYEVILLSMAEYWILKTKISNVCLAGGCSLNCLANGKLLLNPQVSSVFVPPGSNDAGTSIGAGVYAYFLNSDEIPYVDHESANGHIYSENEILQCLNKHNLKFSKFSNTIDFIARVLADGKNVGWFQGGIEFGPRALGYRSILSSADTNSGKDELNYIKGREKWRPFGCIILENKIAEYFEINTERLPDLRYMNVALPVRKNKAKQIPAVVHVDNTSRIQSVTESEKELNNLLKKYYEITGIPLLINTSFNTRGEPIVNTPNEAIVAFKTLNLDYLIMNDILVSRPNCNVLENKEV
- a CDS encoding class I SAM-dependent methyltransferase, with product MCNLNYEDYPCLNTGILRFDRLWLFEMLFHYSSFGTIDWYAKDKINVLDMGCGTCECAVAAALKYKNVTIHCVDVSENILEYGKKLAEKYNVDNIRFYVGSIYTINLPIKFDAVILSGVIHHLKNPLIGINNILKLCTDSCVFAFYIYSLNGRFDVLRIQNALSLLYREKTLSEQISIVRDLINENNKGLRTVLSWKQNHGVLNDCYSDNFLVDMFAPGFEKLFSLPEVFRFLDRANLDFVRFVNETSWDPNLYFNNPELLKEIANLSKNEKYFLVDNLIMSENGYEFIAIKKGNKRKFHKRQPSELGKTIKRCAYGELKYDHNNNAYVKLLFDDSIMYMNQLEATIYKLACEGSTIRKCIIKCKVNNIYYDDEFYETLLRLEKEAVIAVN